A stretch of the Acanthochromis polyacanthus isolate Apoly-LR-REF ecotype Palm Island chromosome 22, KAUST_Apoly_ChrSc, whole genome shotgun sequence genome encodes the following:
- the LOC127531964 gene encoding zinc finger protein 239-like isoform X21, producing the protein MDSSQKKCKHSNGVRCRTSEEDKDGSATTAKRDESLSCEQCGKTFITARKLRIHKRIHTVDKPFSCEQCGKAFTRKSYLAKHQLIHSGVKPFNCDQCGKAFTLKSNLAKHQLIHSGVKPFNCDQCGKAFTQKSNLAKHQLIHSGVKPFSCDQCGKAFTDKRNLKSHQLIHSGVKPFYCDQCVKTFTQHEQLFIHQCPHSGTKRYHCDSCEKTFKHQQSLKCHQRIHTGYDVYVCDYCGELFVQYSQLKAHEVTHTGVKPYVCDQCGKRYSYISHLKVHQRVHTGERPYRCEECKKTFRTLGSLKQHQQIHTRKKAFNQCHSEFESSLAVCLPACQPARSE; encoded by the exons aaatgtaaacacagcaatggagtgagatgtcggacctctgaggaggataaggatggttcggcaacaacagcaaaaagagatgaatcactgagttgtgagcaatgtggcaagacttttatcacagcaagaaagctaagaattcacaaacgtattcacactgtggacaaaccattcagctgtgagcagtgtggaaaggcttttactcggaagagttatctagcaaaacatcaactcattcacagtggagttaaaccattcaactgtgatcagtgtggaaaggcttttactctgaagagtaatctagcaaaacatcaactcattcacagtggagttaaaccattcaactgtgatcagtgtggaaaggcttttactcagaagagtaatctggcaaaacatcaactcattcacagtggagttaaaccattcagctgtgatcagtgtggaaaggcttttactgacaagagaaacttaaaaagtcatcaactcattcacagtggagttaaaccattctactgtgatcagtgtgtgaaaacctttactcaacatgaacagttgtttatccatcaatgcccccattctggtacaaagcggtaccactgtgactcctgtgaaaaaactttcaagcaccaacaaagcttaaaatgtcaccaacgcatccacactggatatgatgtgtatgtatgtgattACTGTGGCGAACTATTTGTACagtactcacagttaaaagctcatgaagtgacccacactggggttaaaccatatgtttgtgaccagtgtgggaaacgctacagctacaTTTCAcacctcaaagttcaccaacgtgtccacactggggagagaccatacagatgtgaggagtgtaagaagacttttagaactttgggttccctgaaacaacaccagcagatccacaccagaaagaaagcattcaatcagtgtcacagtgag ttcgagagttctctcgcagtgtgcctacctgcctgtcagcctgcgaggagtgagtga